The Deltaproteobacteria bacterium genome window below encodes:
- a CDS encoding Fic family protein — protein MRTYEKTHSWLTFQLDLRLIEFTTWISLGEAQSKCEHISGVPLRPKVAEQLHMVYLAKGVLATTAIEGNTLTEAEVIKHLEGKLKLPPSKEYLAKEIDNIITACDKITTDILIHNKAETTVDKIKNYNKLVLNGLSLEESIVPGEVRNYSVGVGGYRAAPAEDCEFLLHKLCLWLNEFQIPENNRIVFGILKAVIAHIYFVWIHPFGDGNGRTARLIEFQILLEAGVPTPAAHLLSNFYNQTRTEYFRQLDKTTKMKGNISDFVKYATNGFVDQLREQLDIIRRQQWDIVWRNYVHEMFRDQKSETAIRQRRLALDLSLSTEDPIRLSKIPEISIRMATAYAKKTRKTMVRDVNKLISMGLMERTKEGIRAKREIILAFLPARKFIS, from the coding sequence ATGAGGACATACGAAAAGACACATTCTTGGTTGACTTTTCAACTTGACCTAAGATTAATTGAATTTACAACCTGGATATCCTTAGGGGAGGCTCAATCAAAATGTGAACATATTTCGGGCGTCCCTCTCAGGCCTAAGGTGGCCGAACAACTCCATATGGTGTATTTAGCTAAAGGTGTTTTAGCCACCACGGCTATAGAAGGTAACACCCTGACAGAAGCTGAAGTCATTAAACATCTTGAGGGTAAATTAAAACTGCCTCCTTCAAAAGAATATTTAGCCAAAGAAATCGACAATATCATCACGGCTTGTGACAAGATTACGACTGACATCCTAATTCATAACAAAGCGGAAACTACCGTCGATAAAATAAAAAATTATAACAAACTCGTCTTAAATGGCTTGTCTTTAGAAGAATCAATTGTTCCTGGTGAGGTGCGAAACTATTCTGTTGGTGTCGGCGGATACCGTGCAGCACCGGCGGAGGACTGTGAATTCCTTCTTCACAAACTATGTTTATGGCTAAATGAGTTTCAAATTCCGGAAAACAACCGAATAGTCTTCGGTATTTTAAAAGCCGTTATCGCCCACATCTATTTTGTCTGGATTCATCCCTTCGGGGATGGAAATGGCCGAACGGCCAGATTAATCGAATTCCAAATTTTATTAGAAGCCGGCGTTCCAACACCCGCCGCCCATTTATTAAGCAATTTTTATAATCAAACCCGCACCGAATACTTTCGACAACTGGATAAAACCACAAAAATGAAAGGAAATATCTCGGATTTCGTAAAATACGCCACGAATGGTTTTGTCGATCAACTAAGAGAACAGTTAGATATTATACGTCGTCAACAATGGGATATAGTCTGGCGCAATTATGTTCATGAAATGTTCAGGGATCAAAAGTCCGAGACCGCGATCCGCCAAAGGCGTTTAGCCTTAGATCTGTCATTATCAACGGAAGACCCCATACGCCTATCTAAGATACCTGAAATCAGTATCCGCATGGCCACAGCTTATGCTAAAAAAACCAGAAAGACCATGGTTCGAGATGTCAATAAATTGATCAGTATGGGACTCATGGAACGAACGAAAGAAGGGATTCG
- a CDS encoding PIN domain-containing protein, giving the protein MRSLLLDTGAFVALLDKSENNHQKCADFFKSFRGKILTSEPVLTETIYLLGPSVKGQKAAIEFILKGGAILVPQSTDSLSRSSALMEKYRDVPMDFADATLVCLSEETGISEVFTLDIRGFSAYRFQGKKVFKILPDF; this is encoded by the coding sequence ATGCGTAGCCTGCTTCTCGATACCGGTGCTTTTGTGGCTCTACTTGACAAAAGCGAAAACAACCACCAAAAGTGTGCTGATTTTTTTAAATCTTTCAGGGGCAAAATATTAACCTCAGAACCGGTTCTAACCGAAACCATTTACCTTCTCGGTCCATCCGTAAAAGGGCAAAAGGCGGCCATCGAATTCATTCTGAAAGGCGGGGCAATTCTTGTCCCCCAATCGACAGATAGTCTTTCAAGGTCCTCTGCCCTGATGGAGAAATATCGAGATGTTCCAATGGATTTTGCAGATGCGACCCTGGTCTGCCTTTCTGAAGAGACCGGTATCAGCGAAGTTTTTACTCTCGATATTCGCGGTTTTTCTGCCTACCGTTTCCAGGGAAAAAAGGTTTTTAAAATCCTTCCAGACTTTTGA
- a CDS encoding helix-turn-helix transcriptional regulator, translated as MITKKKSEAKAFLEDISGGPLTFGEMIWSIRQADEISQTDMARRMKISRAMLCDIEKGRRPVSVERAKRFAEELGYSVTQFVAVAVEEQLRKSGFNAKIHLEAA; from the coding sequence ATGATTACTAAAAAGAAAAGCGAAGCCAAAGCCTTTCTGGAGGATATTTCCGGCGGCCCTTTGACATTTGGGGAAATGATCTGGTCCATTCGACAGGCCGATGAGATATCACAGACGGACATGGCCCGAAGGATGAAAATATCAAGAGCGATGCTTTGCGATATTGAAAAAGGGAGAAGGCCGGTTTCTGTTGAACGGGCGAAAAGATTTGCTGAGGAATTGGGATATTCCGTTACACAATTTGTTGCCGTGGCCGTTGAAGAGCAGTTGCGAAAATCAGGTTTCAACGCCAAGATTCATTTGGAGGCTGCATAG